In Hallerella succinigenes, the following are encoded in one genomic region:
- a CDS encoding tetratricopeptide repeat protein — MAISKAKARRAAVFFLTLLGGAFIALFAYNLYLKIGPRHLEVPNVPFGLPGGTQLAVGDMPDTLAGLELMPLSTQQELRRAAELQKNGMFNDAAEVYEAIALQYPEAFLAQWGVVNSLLAQDSLLPIWQSQLDRMQKALRGRYPESSVAFLMDARAAEKAGSASTALELARVATEKAPVFADARLFYADLLYKAGRYAESAIEARAAISLSHGNEPKAFARLAEIYHDEGGLDSCGLVVEYALSKFPVNAELLCLQGYLQEYKGRFENAEGTYRRVLAIRPGFKLATEALLSLGQKAPPGVGGGARLSPRDRAQVAYEILEPLVNQYPENLPLREALGRSYLKGRDFDRAKSQFLEIQSRDPEYPEISRRIQEASSAPPVRETKKNLLADDLSRAIDSMRTLPTTEHSFESALGHYLVRYGATQKEFFRKYSAANFRKLDKNTWQESFYEAPYFHRYTVLFDKDGRFYGVHVVVTDSNVVMNKTATNTPEIYTNLLQLNSRLSGVGSETGETDCDGKVLAGATWETRDNFEMLARFAGKPAEVRMIRLNRDAIPEGTRLCDYMKYLLMY, encoded by the coding sequence ATGGCCATTTCCAAAGCGAAGGCGCGTCGAGCCGCCGTCTTTTTTCTCACGCTCCTCGGAGGAGCGTTTATCGCTTTATTCGCTTATAACCTCTATTTAAAAATCGGTCCTCGCCACCTGGAAGTCCCGAATGTTCCGTTCGGGCTGCCCGGCGGAACGCAGCTTGCCGTGGGCGACATGCCCGATACTTTGGCAGGTCTTGAATTGATGCCGCTTTCGACGCAGCAGGAACTGCGCCGTGCCGCGGAACTCCAGAAGAATGGAATGTTTAACGATGCGGCGGAAGTATACGAAGCAATCGCTTTGCAGTACCCCGAAGCTTTCCTTGCGCAGTGGGGCGTTGTCAATTCTCTGCTCGCTCAGGATTCCCTGCTCCCGATTTGGCAGTCCCAGCTCGATCGGATGCAAAAGGCTTTGCGCGGGCGCTATCCGGAGTCCTCGGTCGCCTTTTTGATGGATGCCCGTGCCGCAGAAAAAGCGGGCAGCGCTTCGACCGCTTTGGAACTTGCCCGCGTGGCGACGGAAAAGGCGCCGGTCTTTGCCGATGCGCGCCTTTTTTACGCGGACCTGCTGTACAAGGCGGGCCGTTATGCGGAAAGTGCGATTGAAGCCCGTGCCGCAATCAGCCTTTCGCACGGGAACGAACCGAAGGCGTTCGCTCGCCTAGCTGAAATCTATCACGATGAGGGGGGTCTTGACAGTTGCGGACTTGTGGTGGAATACGCTCTTTCCAAATTCCCGGTGAACGCGGAACTGCTTTGCTTGCAGGGTTACTTGCAAGAATACAAGGGACGCTTTGAAAACGCAGAAGGAACTTACCGCCGCGTTCTCGCCATCCGTCCGGGCTTTAAGCTCGCTACGGAAGCGCTCCTTTCCTTGGGCCAAAAGGCTCCTCCGGGAGTGGGCGGCGGAGCGCGCCTTTCTCCGCGCGATCGTGCGCAGGTCGCATACGAAATCCTCGAACCGCTTGTGAATCAGTATCCGGAAAATTTGCCGCTCCGTGAAGCGCTTGGACGCTCTTATTTAAAGGGTCGTGATTTTGACCGAGCCAAGTCGCAGTTCCTAGAAATTCAATCCCGAGATCCGGAGTATCCGGAAATTTCCCGCCGCATTCAAGAAGCTTCCTCCGCGCCTCCGGTCCGCGAAACCAAAAAGAATCTTCTTGCCGATGACTTGAGCCGTGCTATCGACAGCATGAGAACGCTCCCGACGACGGAACATTCTTTTGAATCGGCTCTGGGACATTACCTTGTGCGCTATGGTGCAACGCAGAAGGAATTCTTCCGCAAGTATTCTGCGGCGAACTTTCGCAAGCTCGACAAGAACACGTGGCAGGAATCCTTTTATGAAGCTCCGTATTTTCACAGGTACACAGTCCTCTTCGACAAGGACGGACGTTTTTACGGTGTACATGTAGTCGTCACCGATTCGAACGTGGTGATGAACAAGACGGCGACGAATACGCCGGAAATTTACACGAACCTGCTGCAGTTGAATTCGAGGCTTTCGGGCGTCGGCTCGGAAACGGGCGAAACGGACTGTGACGGCAAGGTGCTTGCCGGAGCGACTTGGGAAACGCGCGACAACTTTGAAATGCTCGCCCGTTTTGCAGGAAAACCGGCAGAAGTCCGTATGATTCGCTTGAATCGCGACGCAATCCCGGAAGGGACGCGCCTTTGCGATTACATGAAATACCTTTTGATGTATTGA
- a CDS encoding DUF971 domain-containing protein, translated as MIQPLKVFRTKNNELGFDWDDGTRSVFKLRDLRLACPCALCVDENTGEHLLDPKTVPEDILIESIQSIGRYAVGILWSDGHRTGIYPYDLLKRLTDKA; from the coding sequence ATGATTCAGCCTTTGAAAGTCTTTCGCACAAAGAACAATGAGCTCGGATTTGACTGGGACGATGGGACGCGGTCGGTCTTTAAGCTGCGAGATCTTCGTCTCGCTTGCCCTTGTGCGCTTTGTGTAGATGAAAATACGGGGGAGCACCTGCTCGACCCGAAAACCGTGCCGGAAGATATCTTGATCGAGAGTATCCAGTCGATTGGACGCTATGCGGTCGGCATCCTCTGGAGCGATGGTCATCGCACGGGCATATACCCCTATGATCTCTTAAAGCGTTTGACGGATAAGGCATAA
- the crcB gene encoding fluoride efflux transporter CrcB codes for MIPSILCVGVGSFFGGICRFLCSRFLNAYAPGFFPFGTFAVNILGSFLIGLFYGLSDPILSPNARLLLTVGFCGGFTTFSTFANEGLNFIKSGCILQFALYAALSVFIGIIAVYVGNMVTRLF; via the coding sequence ATGATTCCTTCGATTCTTTGCGTTGGCGTCGGCAGTTTCTTCGGCGGAATCTGCCGCTTTTTATGCAGCCGTTTTTTGAATGCCTACGCGCCGGGATTTTTTCCGTTCGGCACCTTTGCCGTCAACATTTTGGGTTCCTTTTTGATCGGACTTTTTTACGGTCTTTCGGACCCCATTTTGAGTCCGAATGCGCGTCTGCTGTTGACCGTCGGATTCTGCGGCGGATTTACCACCTTTTCCACGTTTGCAAATGAAGGCCTGAACTTTATCAAGTCGGGATGCATTTTGCAATTTGCCCTGTACGCAGCGCTGAGTGTTTTTATCGGCATCATCGCGGTGTACGTTGGCAATATGGTGACACGTCTTTTTTAA
- a CDS encoding ATP-binding cassette domain-containing protein has translation MSYKTLESLFEKYSRIQMIGPVGSGKSRLLREFAENHPNVALSSTELQRRIQRALAPFWQKRFISLRDEDAPRVRDLLLKPKFFLHTEHYVEDNPFPPTNPGKLDEALAMANLPESVLKVKLLSLSNGELRRILLARLWMESPDYILLDDPYGGLDPEYRNHLARGILKMAEKEVQLAVSLQRKEELLPLIPAFVYENGEFREFEGKLPEALPPEEKKPFLTHYETQVLHAQENVGETLFDLQQVNVHYGSTKIINNLTWQVKKGEHWVVMGPNGAGKSTLLALLSADHPQIYSNDITLFGKKPGHGLNVWEHKAQIGFFSPELATQYREKLNLEEVLCTGFTTGLGLFVPPSWEERAKAISWLKEFGFADVFRPFQDLSATERRLILIARAAIRPPKVLILDEPTQGMDVGFREKLFDLLQFLSKETTIIFVTHYEEEWPPCMTHILRMPKFSMENAL, from the coding sequence ATGTCGTATAAAACGTTGGAATCGCTCTTTGAGAAATATTCAAGAATTCAGATGATCGGCCCGGTGGGCAGTGGAAAATCCCGTTTGCTTCGAGAGTTTGCAGAAAATCATCCGAATGTCGCTTTGTCTTCCACTGAACTCCAGCGACGGATTCAGCGCGCTTTGGCTCCGTTTTGGCAGAAACGTTTTATTAGCTTGCGAGATGAAGATGCCCCGCGCGTGCGCGATTTGCTTTTGAAACCGAAATTCTTTTTGCACACGGAGCATTACGTCGAAGATAATCCGTTCCCGCCGACGAATCCGGGAAAGCTCGACGAGGCGCTCGCCATGGCGAATCTGCCGGAATCGGTGCTTAAAGTCAAGCTTTTGAGCCTTTCGAACGGGGAACTGCGCCGCATTTTGCTCGCTCGCCTTTGGATGGAATCTCCGGACTATATTCTTTTGGACGATCCGTACGGCGGTCTCGATCCGGAATATCGGAACCATCTTGCCCGTGGTATTTTGAAAATGGCCGAAAAAGAGGTCCAGCTCGCTGTGAGCCTGCAACGTAAAGAAGAGCTTCTGCCCCTGATTCCCGCTTTTGTTTATGAGAACGGGGAATTCCGTGAATTCGAAGGGAAACTTCCCGAAGCGCTCCCGCCCGAAGAAAAAAAGCCTTTCCTCACGCATTACGAAACCCAGGTTTTGCATGCCCAGGAAAATGTCGGAGAAACTCTCTTCGACTTGCAACAGGTGAATGTGCATTACGGTTCCACAAAGATTATTAACAATCTGACGTGGCAAGTGAAAAAGGGTGAACACTGGGTGGTCATGGGCCCGAACGGTGCTGGAAAAAGTACGCTGCTTGCACTCCTTTCCGCAGACCATCCGCAGATTTATTCAAATGACATAACGCTTTTTGGAAAGAAGCCGGGCCATGGCTTGAACGTTTGGGAACACAAGGCCCAAATCGGATTCTTCTCTCCGGAACTTGCGACGCAGTACCGTGAAAAGTTGAACTTGGAAGAAGTCCTTTGCACGGGCTTTACGACGGGTCTCGGACTTTTCGTGCCTCCTTCTTGGGAAGAAAGAGCAAAGGCGATTAGCTGGCTTAAGGAATTTGGCTTTGCCGATGTTTTTCGACCGTTCCAGGACCTTTCTGCAACGGAACGACGCTTGATTCTGATTGCCCGCGCCGCGATTCGCCCGCCCAAGGTTTTGATTCTTGACGAACCGACTCAGGGCATGGACGTGGGATTCCGCGAAAAGCTTTTTGACCTTTTGCAGTTCCTTTCCAAAGAAACGACCATCATTTTCGTAACGCATTACGAAGAAGAATGGCCACCTTGCATGACGCATATTCTGCGCATGCCTAAATTCTCTATGGAAAACGCTCTTTAA
- a CDS encoding sigma-70 family RNA polymerase sigma factor, whose amino-acid sequence MSDFNESLYFRDLNRYPTLKPEEETALISIIKNGETEDIRQSALQHLIRGNLRFVVSVARKYQGRGLSLLDLINEGNLGLFKAAKRFDSSKDVKFISYAVWWIRQSIQKALFEQVGAVRIPPNKLTLVNRFKRALVQNGGDYERTMAMPEFADSEQDIVEVMEKIVDISLDAPINDDGASGDSVSSLMDVLGTEGNQEDEMEKKERKALIEETLKSLPHREEEILRMFYGLDAVEDTTLKDIGEDLKLSRERVRQIKNKTLRKLQKNKEKRERLSDFLEN is encoded by the coding sequence ATGAGTGATTTTAATGAATCGTTGTATTTTCGTGACTTAAATCGATATCCGACTCTGAAGCCGGAGGAAGAGACTGCGCTTATCTCGATCATCAAGAATGGGGAAACGGAAGACATCCGTCAGTCTGCATTGCAGCATTTAATCCGTGGTAACTTGCGCTTTGTGGTCAGTGTTGCCCGTAAGTATCAGGGCCGCGGCCTTTCTCTCTTGGATTTGATCAATGAAGGTAACTTGGGTCTTTTCAAGGCCGCCAAGCGCTTTGACAGCTCCAAAGACGTGAAGTTTATCAGCTATGCGGTCTGGTGGATTCGCCAGTCGATCCAGAAGGCCCTCTTTGAACAGGTCGGCGCAGTCCGCATTCCGCCGAACAAGCTCACCTTGGTGAACCGCTTCAAGCGCGCTCTTGTGCAGAACGGCGGCGACTACGAACGCACCATGGCGATGCCGGAATTCGCAGATTCCGAACAGGACATCGTGGAAGTGATGGAAAAAATCGTGGACATTTCCCTCGACGCTCCGATCAACGACGATGGTGCATCGGGAGATTCCGTGAGTTCCCTCATGGATGTCCTCGGAACGGAAGGCAACCAGGAAGACGAGATGGAAAAGAAGGAGCGCAAGGCTCTGATCGAAGAAACTCTCAAGTCCCTGCCGCACCGCGAAGAGGAAATTCTCCGCATGTTCTACGGTCTCGATGCCGTGGAAGATACGACTTTGAAGGATATAGGTGAAGACCTCAAGCTCAGCCGCGAACGTGTGCGTCAGATCAAGAACAAGACTCTCCGCAAGTTGCAGAAGAACAAAGAGAAGCGCGAACGCCTGAGCGATTTCTTGGAAAACTAA
- a CDS encoding Mrp/NBP35 family ATP-binding protein: MITEEQILRALSSVQDPDLHKNIVELGFVKNIQISPEGDVSLDLVLTTPACPIRDRFKNQCESILMHLGARSAVVNLKAKNGSVESSPAPNFDNELLKGVKRIVGVASGKGGVGKSTVTANLAMALSLAGARVGVLDADIYGPSMNIMFGVDSAPEVFPDKTLAPVEVKGGISLVSMAMFAESDKATIWRGPMASQMIQNFVHRVRWGELDYLLIDFPPGTGDIQLTLTQQCPLTCAVVVTTPQEVALADCRKGLAMFDSVGVPSVGIIENMSYFICDGCGKRHSIFRSGGGERISKALGVPMLGKVPLEPSVADCGDLGMPAVLRYPNSESGRAFADIAEKTICAIAQLEHSGNVLHNFNFRFDEIPLEEAS; encoded by the coding sequence GTGATAACTGAAGAACAAATACTTCGAGCTTTGTCGAGTGTTCAAGATCCCGATTTGCATAAAAATATCGTGGAACTGGGCTTTGTGAAGAACATTCAAATTTCTCCCGAAGGTGACGTTTCGTTGGATTTGGTGCTGACCACTCCAGCGTGCCCAATCCGTGACCGTTTTAAAAATCAGTGCGAAAGCATTTTGATGCACTTGGGAGCCCGCTCAGCGGTGGTGAATTTGAAGGCAAAGAATGGGAGTGTGGAAAGCTCGCCGGCTCCGAATTTTGACAATGAACTTTTGAAGGGCGTGAAGCGTATCGTCGGCGTGGCGAGCGGTAAGGGTGGCGTCGGTAAATCGACAGTCACAGCGAACCTCGCCATGGCTTTGAGCCTTGCGGGCGCCCGTGTGGGCGTTCTGGATGCAGATATTTATGGCCCGTCGATGAACATCATGTTCGGTGTGGACTCCGCTCCAGAAGTTTTCCCCGATAAGACGCTTGCCCCGGTTGAAGTCAAGGGCGGTATTTCTCTTGTTTCGATGGCGATGTTTGCGGAGTCGGACAAGGCGACAATCTGGCGCGGTCCGATGGCGAGCCAGATGATCCAGAATTTTGTGCACCGCGTGCGCTGGGGCGAGCTCGATTACTTGCTAATCGACTTTCCTCCGGGAACAGGCGATATTCAGCTAACGCTGACCCAGCAGTGTCCGCTCACTTGTGCGGTCGTAGTGACGACTCCGCAGGAAGTGGCGCTTGCGGACTGCCGCAAGGGCCTTGCGATGTTTGACAGTGTCGGAGTGCCGTCGGTCGGTATCATTGAAAACATGAGCTACTTCATTTGCGATGGCTGCGGTAAGCGTCACAGTATTTTCCGTTCGGGCGGCGGTGAACGTATTTCCAAGGCTCTCGGAGTACCGATGCTTGGCAAGGTTCCGCTTGAACCATCCGTTGCCGACTGCGGGGACCTTGGAATGCCGGCGGTCCTCCGTTATCCGAACAGCGAAAGCGGTAGGGCATTTGCCGATATCGCCGAAAAAACAATCTGTGCGATTGCCCAATTGGAACATTCCGGCAACGTTTTGCACAATTTCAACTTCCGCTTTGACGAAATTCCTTTGGAGGAAGCCTCATGA
- a CDS encoding BatD family protein, whose amino-acid sequence MKRFFFLVLLGAVSIHAQATDPWAMFDEMQQRMAAMMGGQQSSPGQMQTRGPWDVQVNKNPVETGEEFSFQFIVLQNQIESVQAPPQFSVQNGFVLKSIDSSVVKVGTRRGTASATQYEFKLIAPKKAGRKAAGVLSWKINNAEYDIFHLTMNVRKSYDDPAVDVSLTPNKKTVYEGEQLSVTLNIHTYEHFQGELMATNMDLGSDFIAHRADLSNVKLMPLEDNPREASSSDKFAWISPLKTGQVSIPPFQFKYKKIGKPKVVEKKSNKIGVSVSFSSIQQEPEEAEAKTAPLKITVLPLPAQNKPKDFTGMVGNYNFKASFDKDSLTLGDALTLSIQISGDGKPGTITDPKLPDFSDFRSVPPENDIKKKVTGGKVITTKNIRIFLYPKKKGEFEIPAISYNWFNPAKKKYETKTEGPWKIVVEKGEGSAAPYIPSTPTYTPAAKEEIEDLGRDIRYMHSVHEVPPQEAPLYKSPLFWILLLIPIPLYAIFCAFIRSHRKNSSNTALVRKAKAKKNLKQYTSAAKTALQKDDGKAFYAALENGLVGYLSDLSNREFRGMTKDLVKLNLTELGVSEENIQKVMKWQEDCAFARFAPVTASAEERSKALLEFETLCDALEVLK is encoded by the coding sequence ATGAAACGCTTTTTCTTTTTAGTTCTGTTAGGTGCTGTTTCCATTCATGCTCAGGCAACCGATCCCTGGGCAATGTTTGACGAAATGCAACAAAGAATGGCCGCGATGATGGGCGGTCAGCAATCCAGTCCAGGCCAAATGCAGACAAGAGGTCCTTGGGATGTACAAGTCAATAAAAATCCCGTGGAGACCGGCGAAGAATTTTCGTTCCAATTCATCGTCCTTCAAAATCAGATCGAATCCGTCCAAGCGCCACCCCAATTTTCTGTCCAAAATGGATTTGTCCTCAAATCCATAGACTCCTCTGTTGTCAAAGTCGGAACCCGCAGAGGTACGGCTTCCGCAACTCAATACGAATTTAAGCTTATCGCTCCCAAAAAAGCAGGGCGCAAAGCAGCCGGCGTCCTTTCGTGGAAAATCAATAACGCAGAATACGATATTTTCCATTTGACAATGAATGTCCGCAAATCCTACGATGATCCAGCCGTCGATGTTTCGCTCACTCCAAACAAAAAGACTGTCTATGAAGGCGAACAGCTTTCCGTCACCTTAAATATTCATACCTATGAACATTTCCAAGGCGAACTGATGGCAACCAACATGGATCTCGGCAGTGACTTCATCGCCCATCGCGCAGACCTTTCCAATGTTAAGTTGATGCCATTAGAAGACAATCCAAGAGAAGCTTCTAGCAGCGATAAATTCGCCTGGATTTCTCCTCTTAAAACGGGTCAAGTTTCAATTCCTCCCTTCCAGTTCAAATACAAAAAAATCGGCAAACCAAAAGTCGTAGAAAAAAAATCCAATAAAATAGGCGTTTCCGTCAGTTTCTCCAGCATCCAGCAGGAACCGGAAGAAGCCGAAGCCAAAACCGCCCCGCTGAAGATTACGGTTCTTCCGCTACCGGCGCAGAACAAGCCCAAAGACTTCACCGGCATGGTCGGCAATTACAATTTCAAAGCTTCTTTCGACAAGGATTCTTTGACCCTCGGCGACGCGCTCACGCTCTCCATTCAAATTTCAGGCGACGGCAAACCGGGAACGATTACCGACCCGAAGCTCCCCGACTTCTCGGACTTCCGCTCTGTTCCCCCGGAAAACGACATCAAAAAGAAAGTCACCGGCGGAAAAGTCATCACCACCAAGAACATTCGCATTTTCCTTTACCCGAAAAAGAAGGGGGAATTCGAAATTCCTGCGATTTCTTACAACTGGTTCAACCCCGCTAAAAAGAAGTACGAAACCAAAACCGAAGGCCCGTGGAAAATTGTCGTCGAAAAGGGCGAAGGTTCTGCGGCCCCATACATCCCGAGCACGCCGACATACACGCCAGCCGCCAAGGAAGAAATCGAAGACCTGGGCCGCGACATTCGCTACATGCACTCCGTCCACGAAGTTCCCCCGCAAGAAGCTCCGCTGTACAAGTCGCCGCTCTTCTGGATTCTTCTGTTGATTCCAATTCCGTTGTATGCAATCTTCTGCGCCTTCATCCGTTCGCACCGAAAAAATTCAAGCAACACGGCTCTTGTACGCAAGGCAAAGGCGAAGAAGAATTTAAAGCAGTACACGTCCGCAGCGAAAACAGCATTGCAAAAGGATGACGGCAAAGCCTTCTACGCCGCCCTTGAAAATGGTCTTGTCGGTTACCTTTCGGATCTTTCGAACCGTGAATTCCGCGGTATGACCAAAGACCTGGTGAAGCTGAATTTGACCGAGCTCGGCGTGAGCGAAGAAAACATTCAAAAGGTTATGAAGTGGCAAGAAGATTGCGCCTTCGCAAGATTCGCCCCGGTCACCGCATCCGCAGAAGAACGTTCCAAGGCGCTCCTCGAATTTGAAACTCTCTGCGACGCACTGGAGGTTTTAAAATGA
- a CDS encoding tetratricopeptide repeat protein — protein sequence MSFAIAMMLEGCTCCAYLNHIFNADRNYEEAVELEQAKADSLPGDSDFVATGEAAKKYDKVIEKGSRVLERFPDNDRQTARAVFLIGEAFRHKGEWSKAVTKYDEFERYFPDHDSMPKVEYERAYCLYKNGEYDISRFALQSILDAGDSHPFYHDGLNLLSLLEEKGDFTEQAIAALEKMLADTNGTPYMRGRAHMRLASLYFKTENYSKAREHYKAKEIVELPMNDQYSAALHAAECLALTEAYAPAAEEYLVMIKNKEFEKHLPDMQVRRAELLLLASNWTDGEKLLHYVTDEYEKTEYASRGFFDLGEFYQTEKRDYEQALAYYDSSFMAKPVSNWGRNARERRDALKRLLALRAQDSLADTTAHAKKKFFDTEFQIAELFLFKLSEMDSSLVRLDRIIEGSEDTAIVMRATYARAFIYDEFKQDEEKAEELYKEIIAKYPKTDYAKQAQINLGVRVTVKTPEDDAHELFLIAESLLVAAKEVPLDQMDSVDSAYARALTAYDTVYQAYPETQAGIQALYMKAIIWEMTPETKDSAAFAFKKLRNEHRDTPWGRDAENRLQTRASITDESLARLRKRVDQNTAYVEKLSKQYYEGLAEAENKKKGPDIQVEENEELENSYNSMYDFE from the coding sequence ATGTCTTTCGCTATCGCGATGATGCTTGAAGGCTGTACGTGCTGCGCTTATTTGAATCATATTTTTAATGCCGACCGCAATTACGAAGAAGCGGTGGAACTGGAACAGGCAAAAGCGGATTCGCTTCCGGGCGATTCGGATTTTGTGGCGACCGGTGAAGCAGCAAAGAAGTACGACAAAGTCATCGAAAAAGGTTCCCGTGTGCTGGAACGTTTCCCGGACAACGACCGGCAAACAGCCCGTGCGGTTTTTCTCATTGGAGAAGCTTTCCGTCACAAGGGGGAATGGAGCAAGGCCGTTACCAAGTACGATGAATTCGAACGTTACTTCCCCGATCACGATTCCATGCCGAAGGTGGAGTACGAACGTGCCTACTGCCTTTATAAAAATGGCGAATACGACATTAGCCGTTTTGCGTTGCAGTCGATTTTGGACGCAGGCGATTCGCATCCGTTCTACCATGATGGATTGAACTTGCTTTCGCTCCTAGAAGAAAAGGGTGATTTTACCGAACAGGCGATTGCCGCTCTCGAAAAGATGCTCGCCGATACGAACGGAACGCCTTATATGCGCGGGCGTGCGCACATGCGACTCGCTTCGCTCTACTTTAAAACGGAAAACTATTCGAAGGCGCGCGAACATTACAAGGCAAAAGAAATTGTGGAACTGCCGATGAACGATCAGTATTCCGCAGCCCTGCATGCCGCAGAATGCCTTGCGCTGACCGAAGCCTATGCGCCAGCCGCCGAAGAATATCTGGTGATGATCAAAAATAAAGAGTTCGAAAAGCATTTGCCCGATATGCAGGTGCGCCGCGCGGAACTCTTGCTTTTGGCGTCGAACTGGACGGACGGAGAAAAACTTTTGCACTATGTGACCGATGAATATGAAAAAACGGAATACGCTTCCCGTGGATTCTTTGACCTCGGCGAATTTTACCAGACCGAAAAGCGCGACTACGAACAGGCTTTGGCCTATTACGATTCGAGCTTTATGGCAAAGCCTGTTTCGAATTGGGGCAGAAACGCTCGGGAACGTCGCGATGCGTTAAAGCGTTTGCTCGCCCTCCGCGCCCAGGATTCTCTTGCCGATACGACTGCGCATGCGAAAAAGAAGTTCTTTGATACGGAATTCCAGATTGCAGAGCTCTTCCTCTTTAAGCTCTCGGAAATGGATAGCTCCCTGGTGCGTTTGGACCGCATTATTGAAGGCTCGGAAGATACCGCGATCGTCATGCGCGCCACTTATGCCCGAGCTTTTATCTACGATGAATTCAAACAGGATGAAGAAAAAGCGGAAGAACTTTACAAGGAAATCATCGCCAAGTATCCGAAGACGGATTACGCAAAACAGGCGCAGATAAACTTGGGCGTTCGCGTTACTGTGAAGACTCCGGAAGACGACGCGCACGAGCTGTTCTTGATCGCAGAAAGCTTGCTTGTGGCCGCAAAAGAAGTCCCGCTTGACCAAATGGATTCCGTGGACTCCGCTTACGCCCGCGCCTTGACCGCTTACGATACGGTTTATCAGGCTTATCCGGAAACGCAGGCTGGAATTCAAGCCTTGTACATGAAGGCGATTATCTGGGAAATGACCCCGGAAACAAAGGACAGCGCAGCATTCGCCTTTAAGAAGCTTCGCAATGAACATCGTGATACGCCGTGGGGCCGCGACGCAGAAAATCGCTTGCAGACCCGCGCTTCGATTACCGATGAATCCTTGGCCCGCTTGCGCAAACGTGTGGACCAGAATACAGCTTACGTCGAAAAGCTTTCGAAGCAATACTACGAAGGTCTCGCCGAGGCTGAAAACAAAAAGAAAGGTCCGGACATTCAAGTCGAAGAAAACGAAGAACTCGAAAACTCTTATAACAGCATGTACGATTTTGAGTAA
- a CDS encoding tetratricopeptide repeat protein, producing MKKLLLIFSLLTSSLFAESCKTLFTGAAAYKAGDFTSAAEAWQNCVDNGYQNGDLYYNLGNAYFRENRLGLAILNYEKALRFDPTNDDYEYNLKFARSMTKDKVEESEDMENPILNFAFEAHHVLSEKQQFIGILILVWVIFFLCIVRVLSANPKVKTALAASIFPIALILGILACSVGYKVYKENTYSLGVVIAETADITSGPSDKDQTLNMLSEGTEIEVLSVKDGWVHVRLGEKINGFAKISEVGIVK from the coding sequence ATGAAAAAGCTACTTTTGATTTTTTCCCTTTTGACGTCTTCCCTTTTTGCCGAAAGTTGCAAAACGCTCTTTACAGGCGCCGCCGCATACAAGGCAGGCGACTTTACCTCGGCGGCGGAAGCTTGGCAGAACTGCGTCGACAACGGCTATCAGAACGGTGACCTCTATTATAATTTAGGCAATGCTTATTTCCGCGAAAATCGCCTGGGGCTCGCCATTTTGAACTATGAAAAGGCGCTTCGTTTTGATCCGACGAATGACGATTACGAATACAATCTCAAATTCGCCCGCAGCATGACGAAGGATAAAGTCGAAGAATCCGAAGACATGGAAAATCCGATTCTGAACTTCGCCTTTGAAGCGCACCACGTCCTTTCCGAAAAGCAACAGTTCATCGGCATCCTGATTCTCGTCTGGGTCATCTTCTTCCTTTGCATTGTACGTGTGCTTTCTGCAAATCCAAAGGTCAAGACAGCCCTCGCCGCAAGCATCTTCCCCATCGCCTTGATTCTTGGCATTTTAGCCTGCAGCGTCGGCTACAAGGTTTACAAAGAAAATACATATTCCTTGGGAGTCGTGATTGCGGAAACCGCCGACATCACCAGCGGCCCGAGCGATAAGGATCAAACCTTGAACATGCTTTCCGAAGGCACCGAAATCGAAGTGCTAAGCGTGAAAGACGGATGGGTCCACGTTCGACTCGGCGAAAAAATAAACGGATTCGCCAAGATTAGCGAAGTCGGCATTGTGAAGTAA